One genomic region from Curtobacterium sp. 9128 encodes:
- a CDS encoding ROK family protein produces the protein MPDLSSRVLELVASGQATSRTEIAGLLAAAPSTVSHVVSQLLSHGLLAEEGTDASTGGRPRKVLRIGGVDEYAVAADVGGGHARVGIVLPGGSLESVANVPFALSDGPTAGLQRLASLLEELIESRGAAGLRGVGLSLPGPVDVEAGVVDLPSRMPGWNGFPVASWLTERFGVPAAVDNDANCMAAGEQIVQPASRRQAITIKAGSAIGAGIVIDGRLYRGATGSAGDITHVRIDAAGDTPCSCGNTGCLETVASGAALVRILSAAGVPVTSTADVVRLASDADPEATRAVRLAGRYLGEVLAANVNFFNPDAVYLGGILSTLDPFVAAVRSQLYESCHPLMTQHLVIERASLGADAGLVGAGQFALQRGLAASLQDLSTPIPQSTTRNRSVRV, from the coding sequence GTGCCGGACCTCAGCTCCCGAGTGCTGGAGCTCGTCGCATCCGGTCAGGCGACCAGCCGGACCGAGATCGCCGGGCTGCTCGCCGCCGCTCCCTCGACCGTGTCGCACGTCGTGTCGCAGCTCCTGTCACACGGGTTGCTCGCCGAGGAGGGCACCGATGCCTCGACCGGCGGTCGTCCCCGCAAGGTGCTCCGGATCGGTGGGGTGGACGAGTACGCGGTCGCCGCCGACGTCGGCGGCGGTCACGCGCGGGTCGGCATCGTGCTGCCAGGAGGCTCGCTCGAGTCGGTCGCGAACGTACCGTTCGCGCTATCCGACGGCCCCACCGCCGGGCTCCAGCGACTGGCGTCGCTGCTGGAGGAGCTGATCGAGTCGCGCGGAGCGGCCGGACTCCGCGGCGTCGGGCTGAGCCTTCCCGGTCCGGTCGACGTCGAGGCCGGTGTCGTCGACCTGCCGAGCCGGATGCCCGGGTGGAACGGGTTCCCCGTCGCGTCGTGGCTCACCGAGCGGTTCGGGGTGCCGGCGGCGGTCGACAACGACGCGAACTGCATGGCCGCCGGTGAGCAGATCGTGCAACCCGCATCGCGGCGACAGGCCATCACGATCAAGGCCGGCTCGGCGATCGGTGCCGGGATCGTCATCGACGGCCGGCTCTACCGGGGCGCCACCGGTTCCGCCGGGGACATCACGCACGTGCGGATCGACGCGGCCGGGGACACCCCGTGCTCCTGCGGCAACACCGGGTGCCTCGAGACTGTGGCGTCCGGCGCGGCGCTCGTCCGGATCCTCAGCGCCGCAGGGGTGCCGGTCACCTCGACGGCCGACGTCGTGCGACTCGCATCCGACGCCGACCCCGAGGCGACCCGTGCCGTGCGGCTCGCCGGTCGGTACCTCGGCGAGGTGCTCGCCGCCAACGTGAACTTCTTCAACCCGGATGCGGTGTACCTCGGCGGCATCCTGTCCACCCTCGACCCGTTCGTCGCGGCTGTGCGCAGCCAGCTCTACGAGAGCTGCCACCCCCTCATGACGCAGCACCTCGTCATCGAGCGCGCCTCGCTCGGCGCGGACGCGGGTCTCGTCGGTGCCGGACAGTTCGCCCTGCAGCGCGGTCTCGCCGCGTCACTGCAGGACCTGTCGACGCCGATCCCCCAGTCGACCACCAGGAACAGGAGCGTCCGTGTCTGA
- a CDS encoding ABC transporter permease yields MTTVLYLTRRVLQALAVILIVTIVVFCLLHALPGGPARGVLGVSATPVQIAAFNQAQGLDQPLPVQYLRFLGRLLTGDLGTSYTLNEPVSQLIQERLPKTLVLTGLSAVLGLVVAIPIGMWQAARRNGAVDYTVTALAFVFYSTPAFFLGLVLIVVFSQQLPWLPSQAPSGNTLAEVFQDPAGLVLPVLTGALAMIAVFSRYMRASTLENLQEDYVRTARAGGSSTMTILRRHVFRNSLTPIVAMLGYYLPVLFGGALVTEQLFNYPGMGLLFWNAAQSSDYPTLLGCVLVISVATVIGTLLADVAQSLIDPRVKADRA; encoded by the coding sequence ATGACCACAGTCCTCTACCTCACCCGGCGGGTGCTCCAGGCGCTCGCGGTGATCCTCATCGTCACGATCGTCGTGTTCTGCCTGCTGCACGCGCTGCCCGGCGGCCCCGCGAGGGGCGTGCTCGGCGTCTCCGCGACACCCGTCCAGATCGCCGCCTTCAACCAGGCGCAGGGGCTCGACCAGCCGCTGCCCGTGCAGTACCTCCGGTTCCTCGGGCGGCTGCTCACCGGCGACCTCGGCACCTCGTACACGCTCAACGAGCCGGTTTCCCAGCTCATCCAGGAGCGCCTGCCGAAGACCCTGGTGCTGACCGGGCTCTCCGCGGTCCTCGGCCTCGTCGTCGCGATCCCGATCGGCATGTGGCAGGCCGCCCGCCGCAACGGCGCGGTGGACTACACGGTCACGGCACTCGCGTTCGTCTTCTACTCGACGCCCGCGTTCTTCCTCGGCCTCGTCCTCATCGTGGTGTTCAGCCAGCAGCTGCCGTGGTTGCCGTCGCAGGCGCCCAGCGGCAACACCCTCGCCGAGGTCTTCCAGGACCCGGCAGGACTCGTGCTGCCGGTGCTCACCGGGGCGCTCGCGATGATCGCGGTGTTCAGCCGGTACATGCGGGCATCGACGCTCGAGAACCTGCAGGAGGACTACGTGCGCACCGCCCGCGCCGGCGGATCGTCGACGATGACGATCCTGCGGCGGCACGTGTTCCGGAACTCGCTGACGCCGATCGTCGCGATGCTCGGGTACTACCTGCCGGTGCTGTTCGGCGGCGCGCTCGTCACCGAGCAGCTGTTCAACTACCCGGGAATGGGGCTGCTGTTCTGGAACGCGGCGCAGTCCTCGGACTACCCGACGCTCCTCGGCTGTGTCCTCGTCATCTCGGTCGCGACGGTGATCGGCACGCTGCTCGCCGACGTCGCCCAGTCGCTCATCGATCCTCGTGTGAAGGCGGACCGCGCATGA
- a CDS encoding MATE family efflux transporter, with protein sequence MSTETASASAVERTAAEKNRWYLSAAPIARALVHLCVPMAAAMVVSALYNVINAGFIGSQHDTSLLAAITFGTPLLGLIMAIGGVFGVGGSSLMSRLLGASENDPAKAGEIKHVASFAVWGSVITGIVLGGIGLLLLQPLVGVLGADAAAVPATSAYVAVMLAFVPVLAAAFCLEQMVRAEGAARQAMIGLILSTIGNLVFDVLFILVLHWGVAGAALAVGLANAVSIVYWVMWLGKHSENVSLSLRWFTLRPAVLGPVFGIGVSELLQAGFLIVTTLVLNNLAAQYGDDPLAAMGVAVRIAQVPEFLVMGVTIGVLPLLAYAYGKGDRTRLNSALKASALTVGAIVLIFSGTVFVFREQVFTIFSSDHSVLAIGLTILVAQLVATIVNGFTGLFTSLFQAAGLATPAIAMSMAQGILFIPIVLLGNLWFGLAGIIWALTITEILVFLAGVVIWLASRGRIDRGLAEGSAERAEAVLEEAAA encoded by the coding sequence ATGAGCACCGAAACCGCATCCGCCTCCGCCGTGGAACGGACCGCAGCGGAGAAGAACCGCTGGTACCTCTCCGCCGCCCCCATCGCCCGCGCCCTCGTCCACCTCTGCGTGCCGATGGCCGCCGCGATGGTCGTCAGCGCCCTCTACAACGTCATCAACGCGGGCTTCATCGGCTCGCAGCACGACACCTCGCTCCTCGCCGCGATCACCTTCGGCACCCCGCTCCTCGGCCTGATCATGGCGATCGGCGGCGTGTTCGGCGTCGGCGGCAGCTCGCTGATGTCCCGCCTGCTCGGGGCGTCCGAGAACGACCCCGCGAAGGCCGGCGAGATCAAGCACGTCGCGTCCTTCGCGGTGTGGGGCTCGGTCATCACGGGCATCGTGCTCGGCGGGATCGGTCTGCTCCTCCTGCAGCCCCTCGTCGGCGTGCTCGGCGCGGACGCGGCGGCCGTGCCCGCCACGAGCGCCTACGTCGCCGTCATGCTCGCGTTCGTCCCCGTACTCGCCGCGGCGTTCTGCCTCGAGCAGATGGTCCGGGCAGAGGGTGCGGCACGCCAGGCCATGATCGGCCTCATCCTGTCGACGATCGGGAACCTCGTCTTCGACGTGCTGTTCATCCTGGTCCTGCACTGGGGCGTCGCCGGCGCCGCACTCGCGGTCGGTCTCGCCAACGCCGTCAGCATCGTCTACTGGGTGATGTGGCTCGGCAAGCACAGCGAGAACGTCTCCCTGTCGCTCCGCTGGTTCACGCTCCGCCCCGCCGTCCTGGGGCCGGTGTTCGGCATCGGCGTCAGCGAGCTGCTGCAGGCCGGGTTCCTCATCGTGACGACCCTCGTCCTCAACAACCTCGCCGCGCAGTACGGCGACGACCCACTCGCCGCGATGGGTGTCGCGGTCCGCATCGCCCAGGTCCCGGAGTTCCTGGTGATGGGCGTCACGATCGGTGTCCTGCCGCTCCTCGCGTACGCCTACGGCAAGGGCGACAGGACCCGCCTGAACTCGGCACTCAAGGCATCGGCACTCACCGTCGGCGCGATCGTGCTGATCTTCTCCGGCACGGTGTTCGTCTTCCGCGAGCAGGTCTTCACGATCTTCTCCTCCGACCACTCCGTGCTGGCGATCGGTCTGACGATCCTGGTCGCCCAGCTCGTCGCCACGATCGTGAACGGCTTCACCGGCCTGTTCACCTCGCTGTTCCAGGCAGCGGGCCTCGCCACCCCGGCGATCGCGATGTCGATGGCGCAGGGCATCCTGTTCATCCCGATCGTCCTGCTCGGCAACCTGTGGTTCGGCCTCGCCGGCATCATCTGGGCGCTGACGATCACGGAGATCCTGGTCTTCCTCGCCGGGGTCGTCATCTGGCTGGCATCGCGCGGTCGGATCGACCGCGGCCTCGCCGAGGGCAGCGCAGAGCGGGCGGAAGCCGTCCTGGAAGAAGCGGCCGCCTGA
- a CDS encoding ABC transporter permease — MTTVQMAPEAPGTPVTVAATGFRLAARRFSHNTLAVIGLAVIVVIVLFCFVGPFLYPTDQTHTQLSQANLGPSAAHWLGTDAVGHDVLGRLMYGGKVSLMVGIAAGILATVVGTLWGSIAGYVGGWVDAVMMRIVDAGIAIPALFILLVISAITTPGVGGLIVILGLVSWLVPSRLIRAETLTLKNRDYVLTLRAIGGSHARAIGKHLLPNSVSTIVVAATFQVADAILLVAYVSYLGLGVQAPATDWGGMLSAGLTAAYSGRWWLIVPPGLAVILVVCAFNAVGDGLRDAFDVRGRG; from the coding sequence ATGACCACCGTCCAGATGGCCCCGGAAGCACCGGGCACACCCGTCACCGTCGCCGCGACCGGCTTCCGCCTCGCCGCCCGCCGGTTCTCGCACAACACCCTCGCCGTGATCGGCCTCGCCGTGATCGTCGTCATCGTGCTGTTCTGCTTCGTCGGTCCGTTCCTGTACCCGACCGACCAGACGCACACGCAGCTGTCGCAGGCCAACCTCGGCCCGAGCGCCGCACACTGGCTCGGCACGGACGCCGTCGGGCACGACGTCCTCGGCCGCCTGATGTACGGCGGCAAGGTGTCGCTCATGGTCGGCATCGCGGCCGGCATCCTCGCCACGGTCGTCGGCACGCTGTGGGGATCGATCGCCGGGTACGTCGGCGGCTGGGTGGACGCGGTGATGATGCGCATCGTCGACGCGGGCATCGCGATCCCCGCACTGTTCATCCTGCTCGTCATCTCCGCGATCACAACGCCGGGGGTCGGCGGGCTCATCGTGATCCTCGGCCTGGTGTCGTGGCTGGTCCCCTCCCGCCTGATCCGCGCCGAGACGCTCACGCTGAAGAACCGCGACTACGTCCTCACCCTCCGGGCCATCGGCGGCTCGCACGCCCGCGCCATCGGGAAGCACCTGCTACCGAACTCGGTGTCCACGATCGTCGTCGCCGCCACGTTCCAGGTCGCCGACGCGATCCTCCTCGTGGCGTACGTCTCGTACCTCGGCCTCGGGGTCCAGGCGCCGGCGACGGACTGGGGTGGGATGCTCTCGGCGGGACTGACCGCCGCGTACTCGGGGCGGTGGTGGCTGATCGTGCCGCCGGGTCTCGCCGTGATCCTGGTCGTCTGCGCGTTCAACGCCGTGGGCGACGGGCTCCGGGACGCTTTCGACGTGAGGGGCCGGGGATGA
- a CDS encoding M81 family metallopeptidase: MSDTTSTTTAGHRPVIAIAGLAIETSTFTPTRTLAPAFHPDRGDEVVARYPFLASLDADFRGALIGHALPGGIVDRASYEELASEIVARLTAIVASTSVDGLWYDIHGAMVVEGLDDAEADLLGRIRAVIGPDVVVSASMDLHGNVTADLAHQVDLVTCYRMAPHEDAMETKERAVRNLVDVLTTRPVGARRPVKAWIPIPVLLPGEQTSTRIEPAASLYAQVPEVEATEGVLDAAIWVGYAWADQPRDRAVTVVTGWSRDAVAAGAERLAQAFWDVREDFVFVAPTGTFDECLAAALAPGAAHPYFISDSGDNPTAGGSGDMTWGLTQVLAHPAFTDPSGPVVIYASVPGADAVATAVDAGVGATVTVTAGATVDAVHAGPITMTGRVHAIKHGDRDAEIEVVLQVGSVYAILTKTRKPYHHEHDFTDLDLDPRSADVVIVKIGYLEPELFDMSADWMLALTPGGVDQDLERLGHHRIERPMFPYDRVFPSEPDLTARIIPSSNEPLGAVL, encoded by the coding sequence GTGTCTGACACGACCAGCACCACGACCGCCGGCCACCGTCCCGTCATCGCCATCGCCGGGCTCGCCATCGAGACGTCGACGTTCACGCCGACGCGGACCCTCGCGCCGGCGTTCCACCCGGATCGCGGGGACGAGGTCGTTGCGCGGTACCCGTTCCTCGCGTCGCTGGACGCCGACTTCCGTGGGGCGCTCATCGGGCACGCGCTGCCGGGGGGCATCGTCGACCGCGCGTCCTACGAGGAGCTCGCGTCCGAGATCGTGGCGCGCCTGACCGCGATCGTGGCGTCGACGTCCGTCGACGGGCTCTGGTACGACATCCACGGGGCGATGGTCGTCGAGGGGCTGGACGACGCCGAGGCCGACCTGCTCGGACGCATCCGCGCGGTGATCGGCCCCGACGTGGTCGTCTCGGCATCGATGGACCTGCACGGCAACGTCACCGCGGACCTCGCGCACCAGGTCGACCTCGTCACCTGCTACCGGATGGCCCCGCACGAGGACGCCATGGAGACGAAGGAGCGCGCCGTCCGGAACCTCGTCGACGTGCTCACCACCCGACCCGTCGGTGCGCGTCGTCCGGTGAAGGCGTGGATCCCGATCCCCGTGCTCCTCCCCGGCGAGCAGACCTCGACGCGCATCGAGCCCGCGGCGTCGCTGTACGCGCAGGTGCCGGAGGTCGAGGCGACCGAGGGTGTCCTCGACGCCGCGATCTGGGTCGGGTACGCCTGGGCCGATCAACCCCGAGACCGTGCCGTCACCGTCGTCACCGGGTGGTCGAGGGACGCGGTTGCCGCGGGTGCCGAACGGCTGGCGCAGGCCTTCTGGGACGTCCGCGAGGACTTCGTGTTCGTCGCGCCGACGGGCACCTTCGACGAATGCCTCGCCGCTGCGCTGGCTCCCGGCGCCGCACACCCGTACTTCATCTCCGACTCCGGCGACAACCCGACCGCGGGCGGCTCCGGCGACATGACGTGGGGGCTGACCCAGGTGCTCGCGCATCCCGCGTTCACCGACCCGTCCGGCCCGGTGGTCATCTACGCGAGCGTGCCCGGCGCCGATGCCGTCGCCACCGCCGTCGACGCCGGAGTCGGTGCGACCGTCACCGTGACCGCCGGCGCCACGGTCGACGCCGTGCACGCGGGCCCGATCACGATGACCGGCCGGGTGCACGCGATCAAGCACGGCGACCGAGACGCCGAGATCGAGGTCGTGCTGCAGGTCGGCAGCGTCTACGCGATCCTGACCAAGACCAGGAAGCCGTACCACCACGAGCACGACTTCACCGACCTCGACCTCGACCCGCGCAGCGCCGACGTCGTCATCGTGAAGATCGGCTACCTCGAACCAGAGCTCTTCGACATGTCCGCCGACTGGATGCTCGCGCTCACCCCGGGGGGCGTCGACCAGGACCTCGAGCGGCTCGGGCACCACAGGATCGAGCGGCCGATGTTCCCCTACGATCGAGTGTTCCCGTCGGAGCCCGACCTGACCGCGCGGATCATCCCCTCGTCGAACGAACCCCTCGGAGCCGTGCTGTGA
- a CDS encoding peptide ABC transporter substrate-binding protein, protein MTKPRRWALLTGAAIAVSALLAGCSGGGTAATNTNSDEINYALPANFTPNWILPIGTAAHLNTNNGSIAQSLYEPLIAYDGSTGKIAWNKKGSVATAADFASDGKSVTVTLGDRHWSDGKPITSRDVEFWFNLIKANKAQWGSYSEGKVPDNWTSFKADDDTHFTITFDKAYNSDWMLANQLSLVVPLPQHAWDKTSASASVSDADRTTDGAKAVWKTINTAAGKIADYDSDPLWKTISGPYGVKSFTTAGKVQLVANSKYDGGQKAQITTVNLLPFTTADAEANAVRSGEVDYGYIQATDLDQKDSFTSKGYDVKPWTGWAITYMPYNFNNPTMGAVFKQDYARQAVQMSIDQKSLSKVVFNGTATPTYGPVPQAQESDYVSSAQKDNPYPFSTSKAKALLTSHGWTEQGGTMVCSDAGSGASQCGEGVAAGTKFTMQVLSQSGSSVTDNMMSAIQSSLAKTGIGFTIKTAPVSSVLSQTPTCTSDEDSCDWDLSFFGTAGSWYFPAYPTGEALFSTGGSANFGSYSNKQVDDLVNATTTSTDSSAVQDYSAAVAKDLPVIWLPSPDYQISVVKQGLTGFDQDSLANFHPAQWKWSK, encoded by the coding sequence ATGACCAAGCCCCGTCGCTGGGCCCTCCTCACCGGGGCGGCGATCGCGGTGAGCGCGCTGCTCGCCGGCTGTTCCGGTGGTGGCACAGCCGCCACGAACACCAACTCGGACGAGATCAACTACGCGCTGCCGGCGAACTTCACGCCGAACTGGATCCTGCCGATCGGCACCGCAGCGCACCTCAACACGAACAACGGCTCGATCGCGCAGTCGCTGTACGAGCCCCTGATCGCGTACGACGGCTCGACCGGCAAGATCGCCTGGAACAAGAAGGGGTCGGTCGCGACGGCCGCGGACTTCGCGAGCGACGGCAAGAGCGTCACGGTGACCCTGGGCGACCGGCACTGGTCCGACGGCAAGCCGATCACGAGCCGCGACGTCGAGTTCTGGTTCAACCTGATCAAGGCGAACAAGGCCCAGTGGGGGTCCTACTCCGAGGGCAAGGTCCCGGACAACTGGACCTCGTTCAAGGCCGACGACGACACGCACTTCACGATCACGTTCGACAAGGCGTACAACTCCGACTGGATGCTCGCCAACCAGCTGAGCCTCGTCGTCCCGCTGCCGCAGCACGCGTGGGACAAGACGAGCGCCTCGGCATCGGTGTCGGACGCCGACCGCACGACCGACGGTGCGAAGGCGGTCTGGAAGACCATCAACACCGCCGCAGGCAAGATCGCCGACTACGACTCCGACCCGCTCTGGAAGACGATCTCCGGCCCGTACGGCGTGAAGTCGTTCACCACCGCCGGCAAGGTCCAGCTGGTCGCCAACAGCAAGTACGACGGCGGCCAGAAGGCGCAGATCACGACGGTCAACCTGCTCCCGTTCACCACCGCCGACGCCGAGGCGAACGCGGTCCGCTCCGGCGAGGTCGACTACGGCTACATCCAGGCGACCGACCTCGACCAGAAGGACTCCTTCACGTCGAAGGGCTACGACGTGAAGCCGTGGACCGGCTGGGCGATCACGTACATGCCGTACAACTTCAACAACCCGACCATGGGCGCTGTGTTCAAGCAGGACTACGCCCGCCAGGCCGTGCAGATGTCGATCGACCAGAAGAGCCTGTCGAAGGTGGTCTTCAACGGCACCGCGACGCCGACCTACGGCCCGGTCCCGCAGGCGCAGGAGTCCGACTACGTGTCGAGTGCCCAGAAGGACAACCCGTACCCGTTCAGCACGTCCAAGGCCAAGGCCCTGCTCACCAGCCACGGCTGGACCGAGCAGGGCGGCACGATGGTCTGCTCCGACGCGGGTTCCGGCGCCAGCCAGTGCGGCGAGGGCGTCGCGGCCGGCACGAAGTTCACGATGCAGGTGCTGTCGCAGTCCGGTTCGTCCGTGACCGACAACATGATGAGCGCGATCCAGTCCTCGCTCGCGAAGACGGGCATCGGCTTCACCATCAAGACGGCCCCGGTGTCGAGCGTCCTGTCGCAGACCCCGACGTGCACCTCGGACGAGGACAGCTGCGACTGGGACCTGTCGTTCTTCGGCACCGCGGGCAGCTGGTACTTCCCGGCCTACCCGACCGGTGAGGCGCTGTTCTCCACGGGCGGCTCGGCGAACTTCGGCAGCTACTCGAACAAGCAGGTCGACGACCTGGTCAACGCGACCACCACCTCGACCGACTCCAGCGCGGTGCAGGACTACAGCGCAGCGGTCGCGAAGGACCTGCCGGTGATCTGGCTGCCGAGCCCGGACTACCAGATCTCGGTGGTCAAGCAGGGCCTGACCGGGTTCGACCAGGACTCCCTGGCGAACTTCCACCCGGCCCAGTGGAAGTGGAGCAAGTAG
- a CDS encoding copper homeostasis protein CutC, protein MTVALEIAVTSPAGAATARDGGADRVELCVGLELGGLTPSQALVEAVHETGIPAHALIRSRPGGFVFDAAEIDLMERELRAVLRSGAAGVVVGALRPDHSLDVDVLRRFVATAKEVRDTAEVTLHRAIDHAADPVAAVALLADIGFTRVLTSGGKPTAVAGATTIARMVDAAGPVQVMAGAGVTPADVPALLATGAAAVHLSAKRAAAGSAHDGVPMGGSDDGSAHFVTDADVVRAARAAAH, encoded by the coding sequence GTGACCGTTGCCCTCGAGATCGCCGTCACCTCGCCGGCCGGTGCCGCGACCGCCCGCGACGGCGGTGCCGACCGTGTCGAGCTCTGCGTCGGGCTGGAGCTCGGCGGGCTCACCCCGTCGCAGGCCCTCGTCGAGGCCGTGCACGAGACCGGCATCCCGGCGCACGCGCTCATCCGCAGCCGGCCGGGCGGGTTCGTGTTCGACGCTGCCGAGATCGACCTCATGGAACGGGAACTCCGGGCCGTGCTGCGCTCCGGCGCCGCCGGTGTCGTGGTCGGGGCGCTGCGTCCGGACCACTCGCTCGACGTGGACGTCCTCCGGCGCTTCGTGGCGACCGCGAAGGAGGTCCGCGACACGGCAGAGGTCACCCTGCACCGCGCGATCGACCACGCCGCCGACCCCGTCGCAGCCGTCGCGCTCCTCGCCGACATCGGGTTCACCCGCGTGCTGACGTCCGGCGGCAAGCCCACCGCGGTCGCCGGTGCCACGACGATCGCCCGCATGGTCGATGCCGCCGGGCCCGTGCAGGTCATGGCGGGCGCAGGGGTCACTCCCGCTGACGTCCCGGCCCTCCTCGCGACGGGGGCCGCCGCCGTGCACCTCTCCGCGAAGCGCGCGGCCGCGGGGAGCGCCCACGACGGCGTCCCGATGGGCGGCTCCGACGACGGTTCCGCGCACTTCGTGACCGACGCCGACGTCGTGCGGGCCGCTCGCGCCGCCGCGCACTGA
- a CDS encoding nucleotidyltransferase domain-containing protein produces MLARTDAGMTGRQVARVAQSGNTAIKRALDRLEHAGLVTVDRGLHSSSYRVNEEHVLWPALRLALDAPRVLDERIRQFVDESDVPVTSVAVFGSVARGEATDDSDVDLVVIYPGEPVVDLSVALGSAVERWTGNECQVFDASRAELRRMVADGDPLVGSWRRDARTIVGDDLRGLL; encoded by the coding sequence GTGCTCGCGCGGACCGATGCGGGCATGACCGGTCGGCAGGTTGCACGTGTCGCTCAATCGGGGAACACCGCCATCAAGCGAGCCCTGGACAGACTCGAACACGCCGGTCTCGTGACGGTGGACCGCGGTCTGCACAGTTCGAGCTACCGCGTGAACGAAGAGCACGTGCTCTGGCCGGCGCTCCGCCTCGCGCTGGACGCACCTCGGGTACTCGATGAGCGCATCAGGCAGTTCGTGGACGAGTCAGACGTCCCGGTCACGTCGGTGGCGGTGTTCGGATCGGTCGCCCGCGGGGAGGCCACCGATGACTCGGATGTGGATCTCGTCGTGATCTACCCGGGCGAGCCCGTGGTCGACTTGTCCGTCGCGCTGGGGTCGGCCGTCGAGCGATGGACCGGCAACGAGTGCCAGGTGTTCGACGCGTCTCGAGCAGAGCTGCGGCGGATGGTCGCCGACGGCGATCCACTCGTGGGCTCCTGGCGGCGGGATGCGCGGACCATTGTCGGCGACGATCTGCGAGGCCTGCTCTGA
- a CDS encoding MarR family transcriptional regulator: MTQRAPHFDTPLQLMRWIGWAQRKAAEEWVRERELTHEQSFVLGYLQQNPGAIQRDIAEMTRTSAASVSSLLQGLEKRGLIERRAEAGNARTKLVYATPTGIDLIAGFEDAMLALDDTLLAPLTPDERATLRTLLLKVTAELDEPTR, encoded by the coding sequence ATGACGCAGCGCGCACCACACTTCGACACCCCGCTCCAGCTCATGCGCTGGATCGGGTGGGCCCAGCGCAAGGCCGCAGAAGAGTGGGTACGCGAGCGCGAGCTCACCCACGAACAGAGCTTCGTGCTCGGCTACCTGCAGCAGAACCCCGGGGCCATCCAGCGTGACATCGCCGAGATGACCCGGACCAGCGCCGCGAGTGTCTCGAGTCTCCTGCAGGGCCTCGAGAAGCGCGGGCTGATCGAACGACGAGCAGAGGCCGGCAACGCCCGGACGAAGCTCGTGTACGCCACACCGACCGGCATCGACCTGATCGCCGGGTTCGAGGACGCGATGCTCGCACTCGACGACACCCTGCTCGCACCGCTCACCCCGGACGAGCGCGCCACCCTCCGCACCCTGCTGCTGAAGGTCACCGCAGAGCTCGACGAGCCCACCCGGTAG